In a single window of the Pirellulales bacterium genome:
- a CDS encoding winged helix-turn-helix transcriptional regulator yields the protein MPYRLLAARELAEFLRALAHPRRIQILEELRGGELPVATLAKAAGLAHATVSQHLMVLRAHRVVAERREGRQVYYRLRSDELADWLVQGIDHLPHLDHEASEVRKAIKRAKSKWSD from the coding sequence ATGCCGTACCGCCTTCTCGCTGCCCGCGAACTCGCCGAATTTCTGCGGGCCCTGGCGCATCCCCGACGCATTCAGATCCTCGAAGAACTCCGGGGCGGCGAACTCCCCGTCGCCACGCTGGCCAAGGCCGCCGGGCTGGCGCATGCGACCGTGTCGCAGCACCTCATGGTCTTGCGAGCCCATCGCGTCGTCGCCGAACGACGCGAGGGAAGACAGGTCTATTACCGACTCCGTTCGGACGAACTCGCGGACTGGCTCGTGCAGGGCATCGATCACCTGCCTCATCTGGACCACGAAGCCAGCGAGGTGCGCAAGGCGATCAAGCGGGCAAAGTCCAAGTGGTCCGATTAA